In Biomphalaria glabrata chromosome 11, xgBioGlab47.1, whole genome shotgun sequence, the following proteins share a genomic window:
- the LOC129928934 gene encoding mannose-binding protein C-like, with protein MRNINSCYFGIRQSEYGKTYRDNSLPHCNSTCPVFDLKYVVDTLLQQQRELCTYQCLNNGSDDMVEALKVQIEAILPLLFHPPLNFNNRKYVISKFPYQSSEEAMTYCTAFGGYLAEVNDIDEYTALQNFVLNTPAVDIVLIAGSDAITEGTWRFQRTGGPVPILDWIPGQPDNLGEEDCLNLWKQYGGKMNDLPCGFRSSQDRFMCELLNLY; from the exons ATGAGAAATATTAACAGTTGTTATTTTGGTATAAGGCAGTCTGAATATGGAAAGACTTACAGAG ACAACTCGCTTCCACATTGCAACAGCACCTGTCCAGTGTTTGACCTGAAATACGTCGTGGACACACTCCTACAGCAACAGAGAGAACTCTGCACCTATCAGTGTTTAAACAATGGCTCTGACGATATGGTTGAGGCACTAAAAGTCCAAATAGAAGCCATCCTCCCTCTCCTGTTCCACCCCCCTTTAAACTTCAACAACAGGAAATACGTCATCTCCAAGTTTCCTTACCAAAGTTCTGAAGAAGCCATGACATACTGCACAGCTTTTGGCGGCTACCTGGCAGAAGTCAATGACATCGACGAGTACACGGCCTTGCAAAATTTTGTTCTAAATACACCGGCAGTAGACATTGTGCTCATCGCTGGGTCTGACGCCATAACAGAAGGAACCTGGAGGTTTCAGAGAACTGGTGGGCCAGTACCAATTTTAGATTGGATTCCAGGACAGCCTGATAATTTGGGAGAGGAAGATTGCTTGAATTTATGGAAACAATATGGCGGTAAGATGAATGACCTGCCGTGTGGTTTCAGGAGTTCTCAAGACAGGTTTATGTGTGAGCTACTTAATTTGTACTAA
- the LOC106077055 gene encoding mannose-binding protein-like — MQLMLIIIVVLSSLQLASCNYEEAAVQCRSNCPMLDFRYIVDTLLQQQRELCRYQCLTNFSDDLAETLKGHIEAISALLFHPPLNYHNRKYIISKFPYQSSEEAMTYCTAFGGYLAEVSDENEYRALQNFVLNTSSVDIVLISGSDAITEGAWIFQRTGGPVPFLDLIPGQPDNLGEEDCLNLWKQYGGKMNDLPCGFRSSQDRFMCELPRFY; from the exons ATGCAATTAatgcttattattattgttgttttgtccAGTCTGCAACTTGCAAGCTGTAATTATG aGGAGGCAGCTGTCCAATGCAGAAGCAATTGTCCAATGTTGGACTTCAGATACATTGTGGACACACTCCTACAGCAACAGAGGGAACTCTGCAGATATCAGTGTCTGACCAATTTCTCGGACGATCTAGCAGAGACACTAAAAGGTCACATTGAAGCCATCAGTGCTTTACTTTTTCACCCCCCTTTGAACTACCACAACAGGAAGTACATCATCTCCAAGTTTCCTTACCAAAGTTCTGAAGAAGCCATGACATACTGCACAGCTTTTGGCGGCTACCTGGCAGAAGTCAGTGACGAAAACGAGTATAGGGCGCTGCAGAATTTCGTTTTGAATACATCGTCAGTAGACATTGTGCTTATCTCTGGATCCGACGCCATAACTGAAGGCGCCTGGATATTTCAGCGCACTGGTGGGCCAGTACCATTTTTAGATTTGATTCCTGGACAGCCTGATAATTTGGGAGAGGAAGATTGCTTAAATTTATGGAAACAGTACGGCGGTAAGATGAATGACCTGCCATGTGGTTTCAGGAGTTCTCAAGACAGGTTTATGTGTGAGCTACCTAGATTTTACTAG